One Ferviditalea candida genomic window, TCGATTCCTTTGTAAATTTTTCATACGCACCAATTCGTTTCATGTCAATCATTGGTTTTATTACAGCAATTTTTAGTTTCATCTATGGTTTATTCGTTATATTTAATGCATTATTTGGAAAAACCGATGTTCAAGGGTGGACGACAATTATTGCTTTAATTACATTTCTACTGGGATTGATTATGGTGATGCTCGGAATAATTGGAGAATATATTTGGAGAATCTTAGATGAAACACGTAATAGACCTTCGTATATTATTGATGAAATTTTTGAATAAACAATTTATAAAATTTATAATCGTAGGCTTAATTAATACTGTAAGTACTTACCTTTTATATTTGATTTTTTTAAAACTCACCTCATATTTTTGGGCATATTCAATTTCTTATATATTAGGGATAATCATTTCATATTTTCTAAATACACTATTTGTATTTAGAGAGAAGACATCTCTTAAAAAGTTTTTACAGTTTCCTATCGTTTATCTAGTTCAATATTTAATTAATACTTTTTTTCTATATTTATTCGTCAATGTTCTCTCAATCAGGAAGGAAATTTCACCAATAATTATTATAGTTATCACTATTCCAATTACTTTTTTACTTAGCAAAAAAATTATTCAAGAGAAAAAAAGGAAAACAAGAAATTAGCTTTTAAATAATTTTGCGATTTGACACTTTTTCGACGACAGAGGTGAATATGAATAACCAGATAGACATTTTACTTTCCACATACAATGGAAGTAAATATCTGCAGGAATTATTGACTTCGATAATAGATCAAATTTATCCAAACTGGCAATTGCTTATTCGAGATGACGGATCGACTGATGATACAATAGATGTTATTCAAAATTTCAGCAAACAGTATCCCAATAAAATTGTTTATATCGAGGATCATGATCATCATTTAGGCCCAAAACAAAGCTTTTCCAAACTAATGGAATATTCTACTGCCGATTATATAATGTTTTGTGACCAGGACGATGTTTGGTTGAATCATAAGATCGAACTAACCTTAGAGAAAATT contains:
- a CDS encoding GtrA family protein; amino-acid sequence: MKFLNKQFIKFIIVGLINTVSTYLLYLIFLKLTSYFWAYSISYILGIIISYFLNTLFVFREKTSLKKFLQFPIVYLVQYLINTFFLYLFVNVLSIRKEISPIIIIVITIPITFLLSKKIIQEKKRKTRN